One Brachyspira suanatina DNA segment encodes these proteins:
- a CDS encoding ankyrin repeat domain-containing protein, producing the protein MKKIIIIAFILISIINIISCGSGKSEKINNSEVNNNNNEIYQGYASNDMWDIYKTTMLEEEEKLFNEIDSIKDKNSFDEWQSKNPSKSSLVFAIDKFPTEEKAIELISYGADVNMKDDNDSRTPLELASEKGYLKLVKELIQQGADVNFREEEGDIDALYYAVESEKNYHLEVVKELLNAGADTGIIYGTKEENKDNILNVAIIGRCNLEKVKLLTEHGADINYSNFEYGPVIAVAISQGCIDIVKYLVSQGVDPAMTYTNGYSYSGKSYSLLNAAVRNKTTEIAEYLIEQGADINTQTDSVSGLPLIFVALRSENIELLKLLIEKGADTSVVDKDGKTIFDLAKEQSYDEIVALKK; encoded by the coding sequence ATGAAAAAAATAATTATAATAGCTTTTATATTAATCAGTATAATAAATATAATAAGCTGCGGATCTGGTAAAAGCGAAAAAATAAATAATTCAGAAGTAAATAATAATAATAATGAAATCTATCAGGGATATGCTTCTAATGATATGTGGGATATATACAAAACTACAATGTTAGAAGAGGAAGAAAAATTATTTAATGAAATTGATTCTATAAAAGATAAAAATTCTTTCGATGAATGGCAGTCAAAAAATCCGAGTAAATCTTCTTTAGTATTTGCTATTGATAAATTTCCTACAGAAGAAAAGGCTATTGAATTAATATCTTATGGTGCTGATGTAAATATGAAAGATGATAATGATAGTAGAACTCCTTTAGAATTAGCTTCAGAAAAGGGATATTTGAAACTTGTAAAAGAACTTATCCAACAAGGTGCTGATGTTAATTTTAGAGAAGAAGAAGGAGATATAGACGCTTTATATTATGCAGTAGAGTCTGAAAAAAATTATCATTTGGAAGTAGTAAAGGAACTATTAAATGCAGGAGCAGACACTGGTATTATTTATGGTACTAAAGAAGAAAATAAAGATAATATATTAAATGTTGCTATAATAGGAAGATGCAATTTAGAAAAAGTTAAACTACTTACAGAACATGGAGCAGATATAAATTATTCAAATTTTGAGTATGGCCCCGTAATTGCTGTTGCTATTTCTCAAGGATGTATTGATATAGTAAAATATTTAGTTTCTCAAGGTGTTGACCCTGCTATGACATATACTAATGGTTATTCATACTCAGGTAAAAGTTATTCATTACTTAATGCTGCAGTAAGAAATAAAACTACAGAAATAGCAGAATATTTAATAGAACAAGGTGCTGATATTAATACTCAAACTGATAGTGTTTCTGGTTTACCTTTAATATTTGTTGCTCTTAGATCTGAAAATATTGAACTTCTTAAACTTTTGATAGAGAAAGGGGCAGATACTTCTGTTGTTGATAAAGACGGAAAAACAATTTTTGATTTAGCTAAAGAACAAAGCTATGATGAGATTGTGGCTTTAAAAAAATAA
- a CDS encoding ankyrin repeat domain-containing protein, producing the protein MKKIIITALILISIISCNSKKNDNAEVTANTNAVNTNNVETDTKLTSVINTNTLESNTKEYEGYATNIYYSASSAEKYSQVIADFNLIKDKASLDEWQSKYTDQTPIKFAIDYYPTEEKAIELISYGADVNQKDFSGLTPLMNASINGYVKLAIELINHNADVNARELDSRGNISADSLFYAVNANNKNSLELVKVLLNSGANPNILYSDPEEGNFTILDRSLYYNNFEIFKTLVENGANIDKVNDRGEPFIVNAIRRERFDIVKYLVEKGIDPTMKYTDYRNIPFSLLVATVNNNDTKIAEYLIDKGADVNTKAIIDNYMENDMTSNYKDNSKEAVNLILTAIENGNTSLVKLLIEKGADTTVVNKEKKTVFDIAREKGYDDVLALEK; encoded by the coding sequence ATGAAAAAAATAATTATCACAGCTTTAATATTAATCAGTATAATAAGCTGTAATTCTAAAAAAAACGATAATGCAGAAGTAACTGCAAATACTAATGCCGTTAATACAAATAATGTAGAAACCGATACTAAATTAACTTCTGTAATTAATACCAATACACTAGAAAGCAATACAAAAGAGTATGAAGGATATGCCACTAATATTTATTATAGTGCTTCATCAGCTGAAAAATATTCACAAGTTATTGCAGATTTTAATCTTATAAAAGATAAAGCCTCTTTAGATGAATGGCAGTCAAAATATACAGATCAAACACCTATAAAGTTTGCTATTGATTATTATCCTACAGAAGAAAAAGCTATTGAATTAATATCTTATGGTGCTGATGTCAATCAAAAAGATTTTAGTGGGCTTACTCCTTTAATGAATGCCTCAATTAACGGATATGTAAAACTAGCTATAGAACTTATAAATCATAATGCTGATGTTAATGCAAGAGAATTAGATTCAAGAGGTAATATATCTGCGGATTCTTTATTTTATGCTGTTAATGCTAATAATAAAAATAGTTTAGAATTAGTTAAAGTTCTATTAAATTCTGGAGCAAATCCTAATATTCTTTATTCAGATCCCGAGGAAGGCAATTTTACTATATTAGACAGAAGTTTATATTATAATAATTTTGAAATATTTAAAACACTTGTAGAAAATGGTGCTAATATAGACAAAGTTAATGATAGAGGAGAGCCTTTTATTGTTAATGCTATTAGACGCGAACGTTTTGATATAGTGAAATATTTAGTTGAAAAAGGCATTGATCCTACAATGAAATATACAGATTATAGAAATATACCATTTTCTTTATTAGTTGCTACAGTTAATAATAATGATACAAAAATAGCAGAATATTTAATAGATAAAGGTGCTGATGTAAATACTAAAGCTATTATTGATAATTATATGGAAAATGATATGACTTCAAATTATAAAGATAATAGCAAAGAAGCTGTAAATTTAATATTGACTGCTATTGAAAATGGAAATACATCACTCGTAAAACTTTTAATAGAGAAAGGAGCAGACACTACAGTTGTAAATAAGGAAAAGAAGACAGTATTTGATATAGCCAGAGAAAAAGGCTATGATGATGTATTAGCTTTAGAAAAATAA
- a CDS encoding ankyrin repeat domain-containing protein: MKVLCIIIFIISSCISYAQVSDDFKNLATTNKESALYKSVISENIDEFKYVIENIENNKEYITYSITNIETWYNYIPNLSTNSFSNFVKVLLDNGMDINESGKNLILDVSKSYNSHRQPKFGASEIIGVPDSKYKIETLMNLGANINIQDNDGNGILHYILSRDNIGTEEYDIFEMLIKNGININLQNNDGDTALHKISYKKDNGYRNIDMEKKVISLFIENNADKNIKNNNGKKAYPGEFIYNIKLIFSNIFNILYYIFIIIIIIIVDIFYSIFYVISGFIYNIARFFR, from the coding sequence ATGAAAGTATTATGTATTATTATATTTATTATTAGTTCGTGCATTTCTTATGCTCAAGTGAGTGATGATTTTAAAAATTTAGCGACAACAAATAAAGAATCAGCATTATACAAATCAGTAATATCAGAAAATATTGATGAGTTTAAATATGTAATTGAAAATATTGAAAACAATAAAGAATATATAACTTACTCTATAACAAACATTGAAACATGGTATAACTATATACCCAATTTAAGCACTAATAGTTTCTCTAATTTCGTAAAAGTTTTATTAGATAATGGAATGGATATTAACGAATCTGGAAAAAATCTTATACTTGATGTAAGTAAGTCCTACAATTCACATCGTCAACCTAAATTCGGAGCAAGTGAAATTATAGGAGTTCCAGATAGTAAATATAAAATTGAAACACTGATGAATCTCGGAGCAAATATTAATATACAAGATAATGACGGAAATGGTATACTTCACTATATACTTTCCAGAGATAATATAGGAACAGAAGAATATGATATTTTTGAAATGCTTATAAAAAACGGAATCAATATTAATTTACAAAATAATGATGGAGATACTGCACTTCATAAAATTTCATATAAAAAAGATAATGGGTATAGAAATATTGATATGGAAAAAAAAGTTATATCTCTTTTTATAGAAAATAATGCAGATAAAAACATAAAAAATAATAATGGAAAAAAAGCGTATCCCGGAGAATTTATATATAATATAAAATTAATTTTTAGTAATATATTTAATATATTATACTATATTTTTATAATTATAATTATAATTATAGTTGATATATTCTATTCTATATTCTATGTAATATCAGGATTTATTTACAATATAGCTAGATTTTTTAGATAA